One genomic window of Vibrio mangrovi includes the following:
- a CDS encoding AAA family ATPase — translation MKHQGKLFFFCGKMGAGKSTMSKIVAHENDAVLISEDEWLSVHYPDQIQTFDDYIELSGRIKPFIKSHVQNILKVGTNVVMDFPANTINQRTWFISLCSELGCEHELIYLNLSDSQCLSQIEQRRIQQPERAHFDTEAVFHHVTQYFESPNDEENLNIVCVEKTAHT, via the coding sequence ATGAAACATCAGGGTAAACTGTTCTTCTTCTGTGGGAAGATGGGCGCGGGAAAATCGACAATGTCTAAAATCGTAGCTCATGAGAATGATGCGGTACTTATCTCAGAAGATGAGTGGTTATCTGTTCATTATCCCGATCAGATTCAGACATTTGATGATTACATTGAACTTTCTGGCCGCATTAAACCGTTTATCAAATCTCATGTTCAGAATATCTTAAAAGTGGGAACCAATGTGGTGATGGATTTTCCGGCCAATACTATCAACCAAAGGACTTGGTTTATTTCTCTGTGCTCGGAGCTGGGCTGTGAACATGAGTTAATTTATCTCAACCTCAGTGACAGCCAGTGTTTATCTCAAATCGAGCAGCGTCGGATTCAACAGCCGGAACGCGCTCACTTCGATACCGAAGCTGTTTTTCACCATGTGACGCAGTATTTTGAATCTCCGAATGATGAAGAAAACTTGAATATAGTTTGCGTTGAAAAAACAGCTCATACCTGA
- the tssD gene encoding type VI secretion system tube protein TssD, with protein MAHTAYITLRGAKQGLISGGCNTKDSMANRYQENHTDQITVLACDFSMYKDPHQHSLSHDAIRITKSIDKSSPLLAMAFARQEYLEGTIDFYRTNEKGYNEKFYSVALQKAVISGISSESPHSILSSGKEMSETISLRYQGIQQEHLICGTMAFDGWENDNTLAVMQGYQDIVARKPLPTTPPEQPVINREATQTPEKVFAKSPLVPSGTCNIGIQRETLSSVGQYAAYTAVLNNGIAEAGLSRVAGQALAEIEGMAVRLVGLAPAAAAVTLGMLVPSPLADGTLYDESEIRQKNTVKTNIRLGIDDNGQVYGYHVDGDKVPKREVVQYGDKFTVDLEPGISIEWIPISGDFGGKPILVNPIPDVEKSDIWIHPQAEQGKAFEKTYITPIQDAGLKDYILTFPADTGLPPLYVVYKESPRNEAGVVTGTGEDITGQWLEAAGKELGSPVPSQIADKLRGREFSSFDEFREAFWLTVSEDKSLMSQFSRSNQTLIRMGNAPYSVPEDQAGGRKTYEIHHVEEIQHGGAVYDVDNMRVNTPKNHINIHRNK; from the coding sequence ATGGCGCATACCGCCTACATCACACTCAGAGGTGCAAAACAAGGGCTGATTTCCGGTGGCTGCAATACCAAAGATTCAATGGCAAACCGCTATCAGGAAAATCATACTGACCAAATCACGGTTCTGGCCTGTGACTTTTCCATGTACAAAGATCCGCATCAACATAGCCTGAGCCACGATGCCATTCGCATTACCAAATCGATTGATAAGTCTTCACCTCTGCTGGCAATGGCTTTTGCCCGACAGGAATATCTTGAAGGCACCATTGATTTCTACCGCACCAATGAAAAGGGCTACAACGAAAAGTTTTATTCTGTCGCCTTACAAAAAGCGGTGATCTCCGGGATCAGTTCGGAGTCGCCGCATTCAATACTGTCGTCCGGAAAGGAAATGAGTGAGACAATTTCCCTTCGTTATCAGGGAATACAACAGGAACACTTGATTTGCGGCACAATGGCATTCGATGGCTGGGAAAATGACAACACACTTGCTGTAATGCAAGGTTATCAGGATATTGTCGCTCGAAAACCACTCCCGACAACTCCGCCGGAACAACCCGTCATTAATCGTGAGGCGACACAAACACCGGAAAAAGTCTTTGCCAAATCACCTTTAGTTCCTTCCGGTACCTGCAATATCGGTATTCAACGCGAAACTCTGTCCTCTGTCGGTCAGTACGCTGCTTACACAGCAGTGCTAAACAATGGCATCGCAGAAGCGGGTTTATCCCGCGTGGCCGGTCAGGCTCTGGCTGAGATTGAAGGAATGGCAGTACGGCTGGTTGGTCTGGCTCCGGCAGCCGCAGCAGTGACTTTGGGAATGCTTGTTCCCAGTCCGTTAGCAGACGGAACCTTGTACGATGAATCAGAGATCCGCCAAAAGAACACAGTCAAAACCAATATCCGTTTAGGCATTGACGATAACGGTCAGGTTTATGGTTATCATGTTGACGGTGATAAAGTCCCAAAACGGGAGGTTGTTCAGTATGGTGACAAGTTCACCGTAGATTTAGAGCCGGGCATCTCGATTGAATGGATACCGATTAGCGGGGATTTCGGCGGAAAACCGATCCTTGTCAATCCAATCCCGGATGTGGAAAAATCAGATATCTGGATTCATCCGCAAGCCGAGCAGGGGAAAGCGTTTGAGAAAACTTACATCACCCCGATTCAGGACGCGGGCTTAAAAGATTACATCCTGACCTTCCCGGCAGACACCGGATTACCGCCGTTATATGTCGTCTACAAGGAAAGCCCCCGAAATGAAGCAGGAGTTGTCACCGGAACCGGTGAAGATATAACAGGCCAGTGGCTGGAAGCCGCCGGAAAAGAGTTAGGCTCACCAGTGCCGTCGCAAATCGCGGATAAGCTTCGAGGACGAGAGTTCAGTAGTTTTGATGAGTTCCGGGAAGCATTCTGGCTTACGGTGAGTGAAGATAAAAGCTTAATGTCTCAATTTAGTCGTTCCAACCAAACTCTAATTAGAATGGGTAATGCACCTTATTCAGTTCCAGAAGATCAGGCGGGTGGAAGAAAAACTTATGAAATACATCACGTTGAAGAGATACAGCATGGCGGTGCTGTATATGATGTAGATAATATGAGAGTTAACACTCCTAAAAATCATATAAATATTCACAGGAATAAATAA
- a CDS encoding bacteriocin immunity protein yields the protein MLFQKKQSLDEYTESEFLDLMSEFFDNKHNLSGEQFGKHIRELTDYFEEITQHPYGNGVIFNPKDGQDDSPEGIVAEVKRWRTSQGLPCFKQE from the coding sequence ATGTTATTTCAAAAAAAACAAAGCCTTGATGAGTATACAGAGTCGGAATTTTTAGACTTAATGTCTGAATTTTTTGATAACAAACATAACTTATCAGGTGAGCAGTTTGGCAAACATATTCGTGAACTGACGGATTACTTTGAAGAAATCACACAGCATCCATATGGTAACGGTGTGATTTTTAATCCTAAAGATGGTCAGGATGATTCTCCGGAAGGCATTGTTGCTGAGGTCAAACGATGGCGAACTTCACAAGGCTTACCCTGCTTCAAACAAGAGTAA
- a CDS encoding GNAT family N-acetyltransferase — MKITTKRLKMLPVTENDWPLFVRLYSDPGVTALCFDQPSDAELKAKFEARLHPWKPNSDFWLCLVIFDNISGEAVGITGFCMQDGIAEVGYLLLPEFHGKQYGTESLAALLNWAVTNHGITHYRAVVTAGNVASERVLIKCGFHLDQIVPDAYEIGGTRYADHIYICTRNEDNS, encoded by the coding sequence ATGAAAATCACCACCAAGCGCCTGAAAATGCTCCCCGTTACTGAAAATGACTGGCCGCTTTTCGTGCGCTTGTATTCCGATCCCGGAGTCACAGCACTGTGCTTTGATCAACCGAGTGATGCCGAACTCAAGGCAAAATTTGAAGCGCGTTTACACCCGTGGAAGCCCAATAGCGACTTCTGGTTATGTCTGGTTATTTTCGACAACATATCCGGCGAAGCAGTCGGAATTACAGGCTTCTGTATGCAGGATGGAATTGCAGAAGTCGGCTATCTGCTGCTCCCAGAATTCCATGGTAAACAATACGGAACGGAATCACTTGCCGCACTGCTGAACTGGGCTGTCACAAATCACGGCATTACCCATTATAGAGCCGTTGTTACCGCCGGAAACGTGGCATCTGAGCGTGTGCTGATCAAATGTGGTTTCCATCTTGATCAAATCGTCCCCGATGCCTACGAAATTGGCGGCACACGATACGCAGACCATATTTATATTTGCACCAGAAATGAAGACAACAGCTAA
- a CDS encoding VOC family protein, with product MDISLSGVIIYAKDVEKTAEFYTTHFGLDAHREDRLISLRKDNQEVILIHKAGAAVKLGQACIKLVFSVPDVEAFKAHALKNGLKFGATHKGNGYLFANAKDPDKNNVCISSRAYAQFNLSTSER from the coding sequence ATGGACATATCACTATCCGGCGTCATTATTTATGCCAAGGATGTAGAAAAGACAGCCGAGTTTTATACAACTCATTTTGGCCTGGATGCACACCGGGAAGACCGCTTGATCTCGCTGAGAAAAGATAATCAAGAGGTCATTCTGATTCACAAAGCCGGTGCTGCGGTCAAACTAGGTCAAGCGTGCATTAAACTGGTATTCTCTGTCCCGGATGTTGAAGCATTCAAAGCACATGCGCTTAAAAACGGTTTGAAATTTGGCGCGACACACAAGGGCAATGGCTATCTGTTTGCCAATGCAAAAGACCCTGATAAAAATAATGTATGCATCTCCAGTCGGGCCTATGCACAATTCAATCTTTCAACGTCAGAAAGATAA
- a CDS encoding GNAT family N-acetyltransferase has protein sequence MHNSIFQRQKDNQLFVSGIHVGKGIGKQLLNQLELFCIQNEISRISLRTMKESDALHFYKKCGFSASEKLIFLSKTID, from the coding sequence ATGCACAATTCAATCTTTCAACGTCAGAAAGATAATCAATTGTTTGTCTCTGGCATTCATGTTGGAAAAGGTATAGGGAAACAGTTACTTAATCAGCTTGAGTTATTTTGTATTCAAAATGAAATCTCACGAATTTCCTTAAGAACCATGAAAGAATCAGATGCATTGCACTTCTATAAAAAATGCGGATTTTCAGCAAGTGAAAAATTAATTTTTCTATCTAAAACAATAGATTAA
- a CDS encoding nitrogen fixation protein NifQ codes for MTQDAITAYWQPIVSGYLSGHTALPLSLGLTEAEYQVIAEACGMVDMFPADLQSLQLRGELLRLRRDEMNELSRLLHDYLQPQTQFGVQMITVLSCACMGGQHLWRDLAMPERPRLTDLFGYYFPALRQLNVNNMRWKRFLYRQLCERGGDYVCRAPSCGECSSYGECFEVAG; via the coding sequence ATGACTCAGGATGCTATCACAGCTTACTGGCAACCGATTGTGTCCGGCTATCTGTCCGGACACACTGCTCTGCCTTTATCACTGGGGCTGACCGAAGCCGAGTATCAGGTGATTGCTGAAGCATGTGGAATGGTGGATATGTTTCCCGCTGATCTTCAGTCGTTGCAGCTCCGGGGAGAACTACTCCGGCTACGCCGGGATGAAATGAATGAACTCAGCCGGTTACTTCATGACTATTTACAACCCCAGACTCAGTTTGGTGTCCAGATGATAACTGTATTGTCCTGCGCGTGTATGGGCGGCCAGCATTTATGGCGGGATTTAGCCATGCCGGAGCGTCCCCGCTTAACTGACCTGTTCGGCTATTATTTCCCTGCCCTGCGTCAGTTGAATGTTAACAACATGCGCTGGAAGCGCTTCCTGTACCGTCAGTTGTGCGAGCGTGGCGGAGATTATGTCTGCCGGGCGCCGAGTTGTGGGGAGTGTTCGAGTTATGGGGAATGTTTTGAGGTAGCTGGTTGA
- a CDS encoding 4Fe-4S dicluster domain-containing protein: MSFVISDKCVGCHACYIVCPNRAVYPDPETPGQFRIHPKRCQECAENYPDPQCASICPVEEAILDRYQQPLNPVGSLIPFPDGRCG; the protein is encoded by the coding sequence ATGAGCTTTGTCATCAGCGATAAATGTGTTGGCTGCCACGCCTGCTATATTGTTTGTCCGAACCGTGCAGTTTATCCGGATCCGGAAACTCCGGGGCAATTCCGGATTCACCCGAAACGTTGTCAGGAATGTGCTGAGAACTATCCTGATCCGCAATGTGCCAGTATTTGTCCGGTTGAGGAAGCGATTCTGGATCGCTATCAGCAGCCTTTAAATCCGGTGGGAAGTTTAATTCCCTTCCCTGACGGGAGGTGCGGATGA
- the nifB gene encoding nitrogenase cofactor biosynthesis protein NifB encodes MESSQALSIRDSESGHPVQDKVRHFLAKEVQEQIARHPCYSQQAHQYARIHLPVAPACNIQCNYCNRKYDCSNESRPGVVSQVMESGAALRQYMLIKKRAPNLTVAGIAGPGDALANPQATFATLKQIRQFDPDVQLCVSTNGLALAEHVETLVQLGVHHLTVTINCVTEEIGEKIYPWIFFNHQRLKGREAARTLIERQLLGLELAAAAGMLVKVNTVLIPGVNDHHIADVSVQVKHRGALLHNIMPLISEPEHGTYFGLTGQRGPTEQELATARSLSGIYMPQMTHCRQCRADAVGMLGDSPCSSAAKDSGSNLIRVAVASDDSETIRVHFGHATKFEIYQYSETQRQFLYQESRYIEQYCHGKSDCPDAEEQESQLQAVFATIADCLTVFSARMGISPWRQAEELGIQPNVDFAYQPITEALAHLTRQFSHDQQENEDELCHQR; translated from the coding sequence ATGGAAAGTTCTCAGGCTTTGAGTATCCGGGATTCTGAATCAGGCCATCCGGTTCAGGACAAAGTTCGTCATTTTCTTGCTAAAGAAGTACAGGAGCAGATCGCCAGACATCCCTGTTATTCTCAACAGGCACATCAGTACGCACGCATTCATCTTCCGGTCGCTCCGGCCTGTAATATTCAGTGTAATTACTGTAACCGTAAATATGATTGCAGTAATGAGTCCCGCCCCGGCGTGGTCTCACAGGTGATGGAAAGCGGTGCGGCACTCCGGCAGTATATGCTGATCAAAAAACGGGCACCTAACCTGACCGTCGCCGGAATTGCCGGACCGGGTGATGCACTGGCAAATCCGCAGGCGACCTTTGCGACATTAAAGCAAATCCGGCAGTTTGACCCTGATGTTCAGCTCTGTGTCTCCACCAACGGACTGGCACTTGCAGAGCATGTTGAAACGCTGGTACAACTCGGTGTTCATCACCTGACGGTTACCATCAACTGTGTAACCGAAGAAATTGGTGAAAAAATCTATCCATGGATATTCTTCAATCATCAGCGTCTTAAAGGACGCGAAGCGGCCCGGACGCTGATTGAACGACAACTGTTGGGGCTGGAACTGGCTGCTGCCGCAGGGATGCTGGTGAAAGTTAACACGGTTTTGATCCCCGGAGTTAATGATCATCATATTGCAGATGTATCGGTACAGGTTAAGCATCGGGGTGCACTATTACATAACATCATGCCGCTGATTTCCGAACCGGAACACGGGACATACTTTGGACTAACCGGTCAGCGCGGACCAACGGAACAGGAACTGGCTACGGCCCGGAGCCTGTCCGGCATATACATGCCTCAGATGACTCACTGTCGTCAGTGCCGTGCTGATGCGGTTGGAATGCTCGGCGATTCCCCTTGCAGCAGTGCAGCCAAAGATTCTGGATCAAATCTGATTCGGGTTGCTGTCGCCAGTGATGACAGTGAAACCATTCGGGTTCATTTCGGACATGCAACAAAATTTGAAATCTACCAGTATAGTGAAACGCAACGGCAGTTTCTTTATCAGGAAAGTCGTTATATCGAGCAGTATTGTCATGGAAAAAGTGACTGTCCCGATGCCGAAGAGCAGGAATCTCAACTGCAAGCCGTTTTTGCCACTATCGCCGACTGCCTGACGGTTTTCAGCGCCCGGATGGGAATTTCACCCTGGCGTCAGGCGGAAGAACTTGGAATTCAGCCCAATGTAGATTTCGCTTATCAGCCGATTACCGAAGCATTGGCACATCTTACCCGCCAATTTAGTCATGACCAGCAGGAGAATGAAGATGAGCTTTGTCATCAGCGATAA
- the nifA gene encoding nif-specific transcriptional activator NifA, whose product MAEDLSLLNLEHQLLASMYRISSELNTSLNYIESSDKILKVLHNECQLHCGMLTILDRTRDILLIKSVHSPLPNSMTEQKQVSYKVGEGIVGEVLRQGSSIVLRNLGSDLRFADKLALYDYDKPFICVPLKDTSANVIGALSAQPPNLTDANITLLTKFLDMIANLIAKNVQLAYQVESHQQRLKDERDGLRRKVRNNYSFRNLVGHTKSMRQIFEQIRLVSRWDSTVLLRGESGTGKELVANAIHYNSPRANQPFVKLNCAAMPDNLLESELFGHEKGAFTGAVKQRKGRFELADSGTIFLDEIGETSPAFQAKLLRVLQEKEFERVGGTATISVNVRIIAATNRHLEEDVANGTFREDLYYRLNVMPMYLPPLRERLQDIPELAEHMMQKLSKAQQRKLSLSDSAIRLMMTHQWPGNVRELENTLERASVLSESGVIGADLITLNQVDIGLSPGLVSSAPSPVQQVAMPSGRHDFVTTSRENIPDERERVIDALERSGWVKAKAARLLNMTPRQIAYRIQIMNIEMKQM is encoded by the coding sequence ATGGCTGAAGATCTTTCTCTTCTGAATCTGGAACATCAGCTCTTGGCCTCAATGTACCGAATCTCCAGCGAGCTGAATACCAGTCTGAATTATATTGAATCATCCGATAAGATCCTGAAGGTGCTTCATAATGAATGTCAGCTGCACTGTGGTATGTTGACGATTCTGGATCGGACCCGCGATATTCTGCTGATTAAATCTGTTCACTCACCCTTGCCGAATTCAATGACGGAGCAAAAACAAGTCTCTTATAAAGTGGGTGAAGGCATCGTCGGTGAAGTGTTGCGTCAGGGCAGTTCGATTGTATTGCGCAATCTGGGCAGCGATCTGCGTTTTGCCGATAAACTGGCGCTGTACGATTATGACAAACCTTTTATCTGTGTGCCGCTCAAAGATACCAGTGCCAATGTGATTGGCGCCCTCTCCGCCCAGCCGCCGAACCTGACCGATGCCAATATCACGTTATTAACGAAGTTTCTCGACATGATTGCTAACCTGATCGCCAAAAATGTCCAGTTGGCTTATCAGGTTGAAAGTCATCAGCAGCGACTGAAAGATGAACGGGATGGTCTGCGCCGTAAAGTCCGCAATAACTATAGCTTTCGTAATCTGGTCGGCCATACCAAATCGATGCGTCAGATCTTTGAGCAGATTCGTCTGGTTTCACGCTGGGATTCGACAGTATTGCTGCGCGGTGAATCTGGTACCGGTAAGGAGCTGGTTGCCAACGCAATTCATTACAACTCTCCCCGCGCCAATCAGCCGTTTGTCAAACTGAACTGCGCTGCGATGCCGGACAATCTGCTGGAATCGGAACTATTCGGTCATGAAAAAGGCGCATTTACCGGTGCGGTAAAACAGCGTAAAGGCCGGTTTGAACTGGCTGACAGCGGCACTATTTTTCTGGATGAAATCGGTGAAACCAGTCCGGCTTTTCAGGCCAAGCTATTGCGGGTTTTGCAGGAAAAGGAGTTCGAACGGGTTGGTGGTACAGCGACAATCTCAGTCAATGTCAGGATTATCGCTGCGACGAACCGTCATCTGGAAGAAGATGTTGCCAACGGAACCTTTCGTGAAGACCTTTACTATCGGCTCAATGTGATGCCGATGTACTTACCACCTTTACGCGAACGGTTACAGGATATTCCGGAACTGGCCGAACATATGATGCAAAAGTTAAGCAAAGCACAGCAACGTAAGCTGTCTCTTAGTGATTCGGCAATCCGCTTAATGATGACTCACCAGTGGCCGGGAAATGTTCGTGAACTGGAAAATACACTGGAACGGGCATCGGTGTTGAGTGAATCCGGAGTAATCGGGGCTGATCTGATTACTTTAAATCAGGTCGATATTGGTCTAAGTCCGGGCTTGGTGTCATCTGCCCCATCACCAGTTCAGCAGGTTGCAATGCCTTCTGGTCGTCACGATTTTGTGACAACGTCACGAGAAAATATTCCGGATGAGCGGGAAAGAGTGATCGATGCTCTGGAGCGCTCCGGATGGGTAAAAGCAAAAGCCGCCCGGTTGCTGAATATGACGCCGCGACAAATTGCTTACCGGATTCAGATCATGAACATTGAGATGAAGCAGATGTGA
- the nifL gene encoding nitrogen fixation negative regulator NifL: protein MGQVDVIADGSIPSMFNAQAFEQIVANAPVAISITDDTGKILFVNQTFIEITGYSLNELIGHNASLLSYKATPQSVYESLWSTITAGKHWQGQLVNRKKNGEAYIAEISISRLDHFQGKTCYYAIHKDISERHQLITHQKNQFAMFQSVLNAAPIAIALIDENDHLLFSNQKFTRIEQSIGQSPVTALLNCLHSDYGHESLNDFMGSHEQRSKSVYIPDQEPIRERWFEYVLVKTPISDATVDTYFLPEDDHYMVIAISERTREKLLVEERRINSVKLMARDNKYVHAMQEALMGTLHQLQGPFNMIESAINILKRTNPSCPGLVAMDEAMASALEAMHDIQLAIPERSSEAFQPVNLNQVIRDVTDISTDELLKSSTKIELHLATRLSTISGMPHRLILAIKQLIDNAIDAIQVAKSTERLILITSEESEEEIRIVVEDSGHGITEKLRFVIFQPFFSTKPKHQSGCRGIGMSIVQQVLNEHSATITIDDGQSLSGARVCLSFPLNQW, encoded by the coding sequence ATGGGACAAGTTGATGTGATCGCAGATGGTTCAATTCCGTCCATGTTTAATGCTCAGGCTTTTGAGCAAATCGTTGCAAACGCGCCGGTGGCTATCAGTATTACCGACGACACCGGAAAGATACTTTTCGTCAATCAAACCTTCATTGAGATTACCGGTTATAGTCTGAACGAACTGATCGGGCATAACGCTTCACTCCTCTCGTATAAAGCGACACCTCAATCAGTTTACGAGAGTCTGTGGTCAACCATTACTGCCGGGAAACACTGGCAGGGACAGCTGGTCAACCGCAAGAAAAACGGTGAAGCCTATATCGCTGAAATCTCCATTTCTCGTCTGGACCACTTTCAGGGAAAAACCTGTTACTACGCGATTCATAAAGATATCAGCGAGCGTCACCAGTTGATTACCCATCAGAAAAATCAGTTTGCCATGTTCCAGTCAGTTCTCAATGCAGCGCCGATAGCCATTGCATTGATCGATGAAAACGATCATCTGTTGTTCAGCAATCAGAAATTTACCCGGATCGAACAAAGTATCGGTCAGTCTCCGGTAACGGCTTTACTGAATTGCCTGCATAGTGACTATGGACATGAGTCGCTCAATGATTTTATGGGTAGTCATGAGCAACGCTCCAAAAGTGTTTATATTCCCGATCAGGAACCCATCCGGGAACGCTGGTTCGAGTATGTGCTGGTCAAAACTCCGATTAGCGATGCCACAGTCGATACATATTTTCTTCCGGAAGATGATCACTACATGGTGATTGCGATCAGCGAGCGCACCCGGGAGAAGTTACTGGTCGAAGAGCGGCGTATCAATTCGGTGAAACTGATGGCCCGCGACAACAAATACGTCCATGCCATGCAGGAAGCGTTGATGGGCACACTGCATCAGTTGCAGGGGCCGTTCAATATGATCGAATCGGCGATCAATATTTTAAAACGCACCAATCCTTCCTGCCCCGGTCTTGTCGCAATGGATGAAGCCATGGCGAGTGCACTGGAGGCGATGCATGATATCCAGCTGGCAATTCCCGAACGCAGCAGCGAAGCATTCCAGCCGGTCAATCTGAATCAGGTAATTCGTGATGTGACGGATATCAGTACCGACGAGCTGCTCAAATCCTCAACGAAAATCGAGCTGCATCTCGCAACCCGGCTCTCAACTATCAGCGGAATGCCACACCGTTTGATTCTGGCGATCAAACAGTTGATCGACAATGCTATCGATGCCATTCAGGTGGCGAAAAGTACGGAACGTCTGATCCTGATCACTTCAGAAGAAAGCGAAGAAGAAATCAGAATTGTGGTTGAAGACAGCGGGCATGGTATTACGGAGAAACTCCGGTTTGTGATTTTTCAGCCTTTTTTCAGTACCAAGCCGAAACATCAGTCCGGCTGTCGCGGGATTGGCATGTCCATCGTCCAGCAGGTACTCAATGAACATTCTGCGACCATCACTATTGATGATGGGCAGTCACTTTCAGGGGCGCGAGTCTGTCTTTCATTTCCGCTTAACCAATGGTGA
- the rsxA gene encoding electron transport complex subunit RsxA, with the protein MSDVLVVFLSAAFVNNVVLAKFLGLCPFMGVSGKISSAVGMGVATTFVLTFATVTTWLVELAILRPLGLEFMRIIAFILIIAAVVQFTELYVKKSFPELYQALGVYLPLITTNCAVFGVALLAVQDNLSFTAMLMFSSGSAAGFLIVITLFAGLRSQLVLSHVPAAFRGTPIAFITAGFLSMAFMGFAGMA; encoded by the coding sequence ATGTCTGATGTGTTGGTTGTTTTTCTGAGTGCGGCATTCGTCAATAACGTGGTATTGGCTAAGTTTCTCGGATTGTGTCCATTTATGGGCGTATCCGGAAAGATCAGCAGTGCGGTCGGCATGGGCGTCGCAACCACGTTTGTCCTGACGTTTGCAACTGTGACCACCTGGCTGGTTGAGCTGGCGATACTACGTCCGCTCGGGCTGGAGTTCATGCGAATCATTGCATTTATTCTGATTATTGCGGCGGTAGTTCAGTTTACCGAATTGTATGTCAAAAAAAGCTTTCCGGAGCTGTATCAGGCGCTTGGTGTTTACCTGCCATTAATTACGACGAACTGCGCAGTATTCGGTGTCGCACTGCTCGCGGTACAGGATAACTTATCTTTCACTGCGATGCTGATGTTCAGCTCCGGCTCCGCAGCAGGCTTTTTGATTGTGATTACGTTGTTTGCGGGGTTGCGTAGCCAGTTGGTTCTGAGTCACGTACCGGCGGCATTCCGGGGAACACCAATCGCATTTATCACGGCCGGTTTCTTATCGATGGCTTTTATGGGCTTTGCCGGAATGGCCTGA
- a CDS encoding RnfABCDGE type electron transport complex subunit B, which yields MWVVGILFFILLGAILGIVLGYAAILFRVESHPLVDRIESMLPGGQCGQCGEAGCRQAAEKMVSGSLRPDTCPPGGAALAVSIAEILGESIDMTSEETHWIAQIEESLCTGCNRCYKACPFDAIVGAPKQLHTVIQDVCTGCQLCEKACTQHCLTMVESSPDVAGWYWPKPTIPVAV from the coding sequence ATGTGGGTTGTTGGGATTTTATTTTTTATCTTGCTGGGTGCGATTCTGGGGATTGTCCTCGGATACGCTGCAATTCTGTTTCGTGTCGAAAGTCATCCGTTAGTTGATCGGATTGAGTCAATGCTTCCCGGCGGTCAGTGTGGTCAGTGTGGGGAAGCAGGGTGTCGTCAGGCCGCCGAGAAAATGGTATCCGGTTCATTGCGTCCGGACACCTGTCCTCCCGGAGGAGCAGCACTGGCGGTCTCAATTGCAGAAATTCTGGGAGAGTCTATCGACATGACCAGTGAAGAAACGCATTGGATCGCACAGATCGAAGAGTCTTTATGTACCGGTTGTAACCGTTGTTATAAGGCTTGTCCGTTTGATGCTATTGTCGGCGCTCCGAAACAGCTTCATACCGTGATTCAGGATGTCTGTACCGGGTGCCAACTGTGTGAGAAAGCCTGCACGCAACACTGCCTGACCATGGTTGAATCCAGTCCGGATGTCGCCGGTTGGTACTGGCCGAAACCGACTATTCCGGTTGCAGTGTAG